Proteins encoded together in one Lysinibacter cavernae window:
- a CDS encoding PhoH family protein, with protein sequence MPSNQAASSSSADRQGAGIPAVQGAPAATETIQLDGVDLRSFLGPNDNLLKELERSYPRVGVHVRGHVLTLTGPTLLVAAATKVVRDLLALVHGGAQMTQSDVQQSSKLVNEGSERSAAETLNEVILSVRGKVIRPKTPGQRDYVDAIDNYTIVFGIGPAGTGKTYLAMAKAVQALQRQEVSKIILTRPAVEAGESLGYLPGTLEDKIDPYLRPLFDALSEMMDPETVPRLIESGTIEVAPLAYMRGRTLNDSFVVLDEAQNTTPEQMKMFLTRLGFGSRMVVTGDITQVDLPAAASGLRLVTKVLDDVEDIHFAKLTSEDVVRHTLVGRIIDAYTSYDEEQQARAYIDNTATPARNQS encoded by the coding sequence TTGCCAAGTAACCAGGCAGCAAGTAGCTCGTCCGCTGATCGCCAGGGGGCTGGCATCCCCGCGGTTCAGGGCGCGCCAGCGGCAACAGAGACCATTCAGCTTGACGGTGTTGATTTGCGTTCGTTCCTCGGGCCAAATGACAACCTGCTCAAAGAACTTGAGCGAAGCTACCCTCGCGTTGGCGTCCACGTGCGTGGGCATGTGCTCACGCTGACCGGCCCAACACTGCTGGTTGCCGCGGCAACCAAAGTTGTGCGCGACCTACTCGCCCTTGTCCACGGAGGAGCCCAAATGACCCAGTCCGATGTGCAGCAGAGCAGCAAGCTGGTGAATGAGGGTTCCGAGCGCAGTGCCGCCGAGACGCTCAACGAGGTGATCCTGAGCGTTCGCGGCAAAGTGATTCGTCCGAAGACCCCTGGCCAGCGCGACTATGTTGACGCCATCGACAATTACACGATCGTCTTTGGTATCGGGCCGGCTGGAACGGGAAAGACCTACCTGGCTATGGCCAAGGCGGTGCAGGCGCTGCAACGCCAAGAGGTGAGCAAAATCATCCTCACCCGCCCAGCAGTTGAGGCCGGCGAGAGCCTCGGCTACCTGCCTGGCACGCTCGAAGACAAAATTGACCCCTACCTGCGCCCGCTCTTCGATGCGCTGAGCGAAATGATGGACCCTGAGACCGTTCCGCGCCTGATCGAGAGCGGCACCATCGAGGTTGCCCCGCTTGCATACATGCGCGGGCGCACGCTCAACGACTCCTTCGTTGTGCTCGACGAGGCCCAGAACACCACGCCGGAGCAGATGAAAATGTTCCTCACGAGGCTCGGATTTGGTTCGCGCATGGTGGTTACCGGAGACATCACGCAGGTAGATCTGCCCGCCGCAGCGAGTGGCCTCCGTCTCGTGACCAAGGTGCTCGACGACGTTGAGGACATCCACTTTGCCAAGCTCACGAGTGAGGATGTTGTGCGCCACACGCTTGTTGGCCGCATTATCGACGCCTACACCTCGTACGACGAAGAACAACAGGCCCGTGCCTACATCGATAACACCGCAACACCCGCAAGGAACCAGTCATGA
- the hrcA gene encoding heat-inducible transcriptional repressor HrcA, which translates to MVSERGLDVLRAIVTDYVESREPVGSKSIVDRHSFGVSAATIRNDMAQLEDEELIVAPHTSSGRIPTDKGYRVFVDKLADRRPLSVAQKQAIESFMAQSADLDDVLSRTVRLLSHLTNQVAVVQYPSLAKNRVRHLELVALSPGRVLSVLIADNGVVEQRSIDLRFEHGAPSHAEAAPISEVALHDLRDRVLTAVGRLDLAAAAEQVRVMLAETLAGSSSDAATGIPSLDAQLLAVIAEQISANRSDRIVMAGTANLVRTENDFSRNLPPLLDAIEEQVVLLKLFGELELDQTGMGISIGRENEAFGLEETSVLSTGYESSAQSISRLAVLGPTRMDYSGNIAAVRAVARYLSRMFGED; encoded by the coding sequence ATGGTTTCAGAACGCGGCTTAGATGTGTTGCGCGCCATCGTGACCGACTACGTTGAATCCCGCGAGCCGGTTGGCTCCAAATCAATTGTCGATCGACACTCGTTTGGGGTGTCTGCTGCCACAATCCGCAACGACATGGCTCAGCTCGAGGATGAAGAACTCATCGTCGCTCCGCACACGTCTTCTGGGCGCATCCCAACAGACAAGGGCTATCGGGTCTTTGTCGATAAGCTTGCCGATCGCAGGCCATTGAGTGTTGCCCAGAAACAGGCCATCGAGAGCTTCATGGCCCAATCCGCAGACCTCGATGACGTGCTATCGCGCACGGTTCGCCTGCTCTCGCACCTCACCAACCAGGTTGCGGTTGTGCAGTATCCGTCGCTCGCCAAGAATCGCGTCCGGCACCTTGAACTGGTGGCGTTGAGCCCCGGTCGAGTGCTTTCTGTGCTCATCGCTGACAACGGCGTTGTTGAGCAGCGAAGCATTGACCTGCGGTTTGAGCACGGCGCACCCTCACACGCAGAAGCCGCCCCAATCTCAGAAGTAGCGCTCCACGACTTACGCGATCGTGTACTCACCGCGGTTGGTCGGCTCGATCTTGCCGCCGCCGCCGAGCAGGTGCGAGTGATGCTTGCCGAGACGCTTGCTGGGTCGTCGTCGGATGCCGCCACCGGCATCCCGAGCCTTGACGCCCAACTGCTCGCGGTCATCGCAGAGCAGATTTCGGCCAACCGCAGCGATCGCATCGTGATGGCCGGCACTGCAAACCTGGTGCGCACCGAAAACGACTTCAGCCGAAACCTGCCTCCGCTGCTCGACGCGATTGAAGAGCAGGTGGTGCTGCTCAAACTGTTTGGCGAGCTTGAGCTCGACCAGACCGGAATGGGCATCAGCATTGGCCGAGAGAACGAGGCATTCGGGCTCGAAGAGACGTCTGTGCTGTCTACCGGCTACGAATCATCCGCACAGTCGATTTCACGCCTTGCCGTGCTTGGGCCGACACGAATGGACTATTCCGGAAATATTGCGGCCGTCCGCGCCGTTGCACGATATTTGAGCCGGATGTTTGGCGAAGACTGA
- a CDS encoding UDP-N-acetylmuramoyl-L-alanyl-D-glutamate--2,6-diaminopimelate ligase produces MRSEPDRNLSLGDYDPRLAGTQILGFRLVQNSRNVQPGDIFVALGSTGADGSAFIDHAMNQGASAALYDPALFAASGSGNELPETAYAIRDLRAQLGRIADDFYGHPSEDLTMVGVTGTNGKTSVVQLISQAWNALDVPSASIGTLGAGPYGAIDVQTGLTTPPVTQVHELLASFKTQGVDAVAIEVSSHALEQGRVAGAHFDIAVFTNLTRDHLDYHLTMERYAAEKAKIFTLDGVSTAVINLDDPYGRNYFTGVASVLRRIGVSSHGHADATIRTNDVRLTPDGIECTLEIDGLTYPFVSGLIGRFNIDNLLACAGVLFAQGIDPAVIVETLSALKPVFGRMNRIQPDPSLPLVIVDYAHTPDALEQSLTALREHSHGRIITIFGCTGDRDRGKRPEMARIAEALSDVVIVTDDDVHHEDGDLILDDIRPGFERPGDVLEQRDRGLAIAEGISRAEAGDIVLIAGKGHESAMVVGDDLVSFSDTETATRLLGERLAGG; encoded by the coding sequence ATGAGATCAGAACCCGACAGAAACCTCTCTCTCGGAGACTACGATCCCCGCCTCGCCGGCACTCAGATTCTTGGCTTCCGCCTCGTGCAGAACAGTCGAAATGTGCAGCCGGGCGATATTTTTGTGGCCCTTGGCAGCACCGGTGCCGATGGCAGCGCCTTCATCGACCACGCCATGAACCAGGGAGCATCGGCCGCGCTCTACGATCCGGCGCTCTTTGCGGCGAGCGGCTCGGGCAACGAACTCCCTGAGACGGCCTACGCCATCCGCGACCTCCGCGCGCAACTCGGACGTATTGCCGATGACTTTTACGGGCATCCTTCAGAAGACCTCACCATGGTTGGGGTCACCGGCACCAACGGTAAGACATCGGTCGTGCAACTCATCAGCCAAGCGTGGAATGCCCTCGACGTGCCTTCTGCCAGCATCGGGACACTCGGCGCAGGGCCATATGGCGCAATCGATGTGCAGACGGGCCTCACAACTCCCCCGGTCACGCAGGTGCATGAACTGCTCGCGTCATTCAAGACGCAGGGAGTGGATGCCGTTGCCATCGAGGTGAGTTCCCACGCGCTTGAACAGGGCCGGGTTGCCGGCGCACACTTCGATATCGCCGTGTTCACCAACCTCACGCGCGATCATCTCGACTATCACCTCACGATGGAGCGCTACGCCGCCGAGAAGGCAAAAATCTTCACCCTCGACGGTGTCTCGACGGCGGTCATCAACCTGGATGATCCCTACGGTCGAAACTATTTCACCGGCGTTGCCTCCGTGCTTCGCCGCATTGGGGTCAGTTCACACGGACACGCCGATGCCACCATCCGCACAAACGACGTGCGCCTGACGCCCGACGGCATCGAATGCACCCTCGAAATTGATGGCCTCACGTACCCATTTGTGTCCGGACTCATCGGGCGTTTTAACATCGACAACCTGCTCGCCTGTGCTGGAGTGCTGTTCGCCCAGGGCATTGATCCGGCCGTGATTGTTGAGACGCTTTCGGCGCTCAAACCGGTGTTTGGCAGGATGAACCGCATCCAGCCCGATCCGTCACTCCCCCTGGTTATTGTCGACTATGCCCACACGCCCGACGCCCTTGAGCAGTCGCTCACGGCCCTTCGCGAGCATTCGCACGGTCGCATCATCACGATCTTCGGCTGCACCGGCGACCGCGACCGTGGCAAGCGCCCAGAGATGGCCCGCATCGCCGAGGCACTCTCCGACGTGGTGATTGTGACCGACGATGACGTCCATCATGAGGATGGAGACCTCATCCTTGACGACATCCGACCCGGCTTTGAACGCCCAGGCGATGTGCTCGAACAGCGCGACCGCGGCCTTGCCATAGCGGAGGGCATCTCACGGGCCGAAGCTGGCGATATCGTACTCATCGCTGGCAAGGGCCACGAAAGCGCGATGGTTGTTGGCGACGACTTGGTGTCGTTCAGCGACACAGAAACGGCGACCCGCCTGCTGGGTGAACGCCTCGCTGGAGGCTAA
- a CDS encoding hemolysin family protein, producing the protein MSVGIVVAFLALALVLIAVGGLLAASDSAINSLSRAEIEDLAEHHPRTEKSIRAIAADPSAHVNAINFVRVIAETTSAVLVTITLSFTIDELWLALIVSALVMTAVSFVLVGSSPRSVGRHHSEGILSFAAPLIRAIRLVMGPFANALVRLGDRVTPGRPRSAAISNEQQLLSMVDQAAEQDLLEDDDRELIHSIFEFNETFAREVMVPRTDMITVDSTATLAEAMEILMQSRHSRLPVVNDDVDNIEGILYLRDVTKALFRHPETFTTTPVTQLMKPAVFVPESQKTDALLKQMQVENNHLAMVVDEYGGIAGLVTLEDLLEELVGEIMDEHDRIDAPIEDLGGGLYRVSARLPVDELGELFGIELDDDEVDSVGGLFAKVHGRLPLMGDEVQVSGLILVAERTEGRGKMLSTIIARADDNLAAAQDAFDEPTEQGNS; encoded by the coding sequence ATGAGTGTCGGCATCGTTGTTGCCTTCCTAGCCCTCGCGCTGGTTCTCATCGCGGTGGGTGGCCTGCTTGCGGCCTCCGATTCGGCAATCAATTCGCTGTCTCGCGCCGAGATCGAGGACCTGGCCGAGCATCACCCACGCACCGAGAAATCGATCAGAGCGATAGCCGCTGACCCCAGCGCGCACGTCAACGCGATCAACTTTGTGCGTGTCATCGCCGAGACAACGTCGGCGGTGCTCGTGACCATCACGCTCTCGTTTACGATCGACGAACTCTGGCTTGCGCTCATCGTTTCGGCGCTTGTGATGACTGCCGTGTCGTTTGTGCTTGTTGGCTCGAGCCCACGAAGCGTTGGGCGCCACCATTCCGAGGGCATCCTCTCCTTCGCTGCACCCCTTATTCGCGCAATCCGATTGGTCATGGGACCGTTTGCCAACGCCCTCGTGCGCTTGGGCGATCGTGTGACTCCCGGACGCCCGCGGTCTGCTGCCATCAGCAACGAACAGCAATTGCTGAGCATGGTCGATCAGGCGGCGGAGCAAGACCTGCTTGAAGACGACGACCGAGAACTCATCCACTCGATTTTTGAGTTCAACGAGACGTTTGCGCGCGAGGTTATGGTTCCCCGTACCGACATGATTACCGTTGATTCCACCGCAACGCTCGCCGAGGCTATGGAAATTCTGATGCAGTCGCGCCATTCGCGGCTGCCCGTTGTGAACGACGACGTGGACAACATTGAGGGCATCCTCTACCTGAGGGACGTGACGAAGGCGCTATTTAGGCACCCAGAAACGTTCACAACCACGCCCGTGACGCAGCTCATGAAGCCCGCGGTGTTTGTGCCAGAATCGCAGAAAACCGACGCGCTGCTCAAGCAAATGCAGGTTGAGAATAATCACCTCGCAATGGTTGTCGACGAATACGGCGGAATCGCCGGCCTTGTCACGCTTGAGGACCTGCTTGAGGAGCTTGTTGGCGAGATTATGGATGAGCACGACCGCATCGACGCGCCAATCGAGGACCTCGGTGGCGGGCTGTACCGGGTGAGCGCTCGCCTTCCCGTTGACGAACTTGGCGAACTCTTTGGTATCGAACTTGACGACGACGAGGTCGACTCTGTCGGCGGTTTGTTTGCCAAGGTGCACGGCCGACTTCCGCTCATGGGCGACGAGGTGCAGGTCAGCGGCCTCATCCTTGTGGCCGAGCGCACCGAGGGCCGCGGCAAGATGCTCTCCACCATCATCGCGCGGGCTGACGACAACCTCGCGGCCGCGCAAGACGCATTTGACGAACCAACAGAACAGGGCAACTCATGA
- a CDS encoding 16S rRNA (uracil(1498)-N(3))-methyltransferase encodes MSNLYLDESLSANDLAVGASVALTGDEARHAATVSRLRSGESVLLGNGSGVQATCEVTGVENKRVDLTVVSVAQHPLEEFRLVLVQALAKGDRDERAVQAAVEVGVDAVLPWQAERSVSRWSGDKIEKGVVRWQKVVREATKQSLRAWTPDVLPPESTASLLTHTGHDRVLILEPTAKKRLSDLTRAEIEPVDPRGSVLVLVGPEGGVSEKELSVLTEAGALPVRLGESVLRTSTAGPVALALINVALGRW; translated from the coding sequence ATGAGTAACCTGTACCTCGACGAATCGCTGAGCGCCAACGACCTCGCGGTGGGGGCATCCGTTGCCCTCACTGGCGACGAGGCAAGGCACGCCGCAACCGTGAGTCGGCTTCGTTCCGGCGAGAGCGTATTGCTCGGCAACGGTTCGGGTGTGCAGGCCACCTGTGAGGTGACGGGGGTTGAGAATAAACGTGTCGATCTCACGGTTGTGAGCGTTGCGCAGCACCCCCTTGAGGAATTCCGGTTGGTGCTCGTGCAGGCGCTTGCCAAAGGTGACCGCGACGAGCGAGCGGTGCAGGCGGCCGTCGAGGTTGGCGTGGACGCCGTGCTCCCGTGGCAAGCTGAGCGATCCGTTTCGCGTTGGTCAGGCGACAAAATCGAAAAGGGAGTTGTCCGCTGGCAGAAGGTGGTCCGCGAGGCCACCAAGCAGTCGCTTCGCGCGTGGACGCCAGATGTTCTGCCGCCCGAATCCACCGCGAGTCTGCTCACGCATACCGGTCACGATCGGGTGCTCATCCTTGAACCGACGGCCAAGAAACGACTCTCTGATCTCACCCGTGCCGAGATCGAGCCCGTTGACCCGCGCGGGAGCGTGCTGGTGCTTGTTGGGCCTGAGGGCGGCGTGAGCGAGAAAGAACTTTCGGTGCTGACGGAGGCTGGCGCACTTCCGGTTCGCCTCGGCGAAAGCGTGCTGCGGACCTCAACCGCAGGCCCCGTTGCGCTCGCGCTCATCAACGTAGCGCTGGGTCGCTGGTAA
- a CDS encoding histidine triad nucleotide-binding protein → MSAEPTIFGKIVSGEIPVEVLAETERVLAFPDIAPQAPIHILIIPKETQYRDVTELAAGDPELLAEMVAVAKQLATDKANGDYRLVFNNGATAGQTVFHVHAHLLSGGLEEQSLIAK, encoded by the coding sequence ATGTCTGCAGAACCAACCATTTTTGGCAAGATCGTTTCCGGTGAGATTCCCGTCGAGGTGCTTGCCGAGACCGAGCGTGTCTTGGCGTTTCCCGACATCGCGCCTCAGGCGCCCATCCACATCCTGATCATCCCAAAAGAGACGCAGTACCGCGACGTCACCGAACTCGCAGCCGGCGACCCAGAGCTGCTCGCCGAGATGGTGGCTGTAGCTAAGCAACTCGCTACTGACAAAGCAAACGGCGATTACCGCCTCGTGTTTAACAATGGCGCAACGGCTGGCCAGACCGTCTTCCACGTGCACGCCCACTTGCTGTCCGGCGGGCTTGAGGAGCAGTCACTCATTGCCAAGTAA
- the dnaJ gene encoding molecular chaperone DnaJ codes for MADHYDVLGVSREATPEEIKKAYRRLARELHPDVNPSPEASEKFKDVTHAYDVLSDPQQRQQYDMGGQGGGQNFGGFGDIFETFFGGGFNGNQGPAERAQRGQDALIRVDVELDDIVFGTSRDVTIDTAVTCATCHGSCCQPGTSPVTCTVCGGRGVVQRQVRSLFGNVVTNQACNACQGFGTVIETPCADCSGNGRTRAQRTITIEIPSGIDSGARMQLRGGGEAGPAGGPNGDLFIEFKIAHHEVFSRDGEDLLCTLEVAMTDAILGTTTTIRSLDGDVPVEIKPGTQSADVITIKDRGITKLRSNSRGDLKIAVQVLTPSRLSNKEKELVKQLAESSKPPAPELGHFQQGMFSKLRDRFFKG; via the coding sequence GTGGCTGACCACTACGACGTTCTGGGTGTGTCGCGCGAAGCGACCCCCGAAGAAATTAAGAAGGCCTATCGCCGTCTGGCCCGTGAGCTTCACCCCGATGTGAACCCGAGCCCGGAGGCCTCAGAAAAGTTCAAAGACGTCACCCACGCCTATGACGTGCTGAGTGACCCGCAGCAGCGCCAGCAATACGACATGGGCGGCCAGGGCGGTGGCCAGAACTTTGGCGGCTTTGGCGACATCTTCGAAACGTTCTTTGGCGGCGGATTTAACGGCAACCAGGGGCCAGCCGAACGGGCACAACGTGGACAGGATGCCCTCATCCGCGTCGATGTTGAGCTTGACGATATCGTGTTTGGTACCAGCCGCGATGTCACGATCGACACGGCCGTGACGTGCGCCACCTGTCATGGCTCGTGCTGCCAGCCAGGAACCTCGCCAGTGACATGTACCGTCTGTGGCGGTCGCGGCGTTGTGCAGCGCCAGGTGCGTTCGCTGTTTGGCAACGTCGTGACGAACCAGGCCTGCAACGCGTGTCAGGGATTCGGAACCGTCATCGAAACACCGTGCGCGGACTGTAGCGGAAACGGTCGCACCCGCGCCCAGCGCACGATCACGATCGAGATTCCCTCTGGCATCGATTCTGGTGCCCGCATGCAGCTGCGTGGCGGTGGAGAAGCCGGCCCGGCCGGCGGGCCAAACGGCGATCTCTTCATCGAATTCAAGATCGCCCACCATGAAGTCTTTAGCCGCGACGGCGAAGACCTGCTCTGCACCCTTGAGGTCGCGATGACCGACGCCATCCTCGGAACGACCACAACCATCCGCAGCCTTGACGGAGACGTGCCGGTCGAGATCAAGCCTGGCACCCAAAGTGCCGACGTGATCACGATCAAGGACCGCGGAATCACCAAGCTGCGCAGCAACTCACGCGGTGACCTCAAGATCGCCGTTCAGGTGCTCACCCCATCGCGCCTGAGTAACAAAGAGAAAGAACTCGTCAAGCAGCTTGCCGAGTCATCGAAGCCGCCGGCACCAGAGCTTGGGCACTTCCAGCAGGGCATGTTTAGCAAACTCCGCGACCGCTTTTTTAAGGGATAG
- the hemW gene encoding radical SAM family heme chaperone HemW, whose protein sequence is MPSALPEGLPAPSDGRLPASAKDEALTRNFGVYVHVPFCRVRCGYCDFNTYTAEELRGAKRSDYASLAQRELGFAQRVLTASGVPDRPVSTVFFGGGTPTLLPADDLVRVLGTIRDQWDIVEGAEVTTEANPDSVDRAYLQTLKDGGFNRVSFGMQSAVPHVLATLDRTHNPERVPLVVEWAREVGLQVSLDLIYGTPGESLDDWSASLDMALQCAPDHLSAYALIVEEGTKLAGQIRRGVYPEPDDDLHADMYELADARLREAGYDWYELSNWAKGPEFESKHNRSYWTGEDWWGVGPGAHSHIGGVRFWNVKHPSPYADRVNQEISPAAGREILDAETRRVESVLLRVRLAEGLPTNELTADGRKAVAGLIADELVDPATAFAGRVVLTLRGRLLADAVVHRLLPLSL, encoded by the coding sequence ATGCCCTCCGCGTTGCCAGAGGGGTTGCCTGCCCCGAGTGACGGACGCCTTCCCGCGTCCGCGAAAGATGAAGCGCTGACCCGGAATTTTGGCGTGTACGTTCACGTCCCGTTCTGCCGTGTTCGCTGTGGATACTGTGATTTTAATACCTACACGGCCGAAGAACTGAGGGGCGCAAAGCGAAGCGATTACGCGTCGCTCGCGCAGCGGGAGCTTGGCTTTGCACAGCGAGTGTTAACGGCATCCGGCGTGCCTGATCGACCCGTGAGCACGGTCTTTTTTGGGGGCGGAACACCGACGCTGTTGCCTGCGGATGATCTTGTGCGTGTGCTTGGCACGATCCGCGATCAGTGGGACATCGTTGAGGGTGCCGAGGTGACGACCGAGGCGAATCCAGATTCCGTCGACCGAGCCTACCTTCAGACTCTTAAAGACGGCGGCTTCAACCGCGTGAGTTTTGGGATGCAGTCAGCCGTACCGCACGTTCTTGCTACGCTCGACCGCACTCACAACCCTGAGCGAGTTCCGCTTGTGGTCGAGTGGGCTCGCGAAGTTGGGCTCCAGGTGAGCCTCGATCTCATTTACGGGACGCCGGGGGAGTCACTCGACGACTGGTCCGCCTCCCTCGACATGGCGCTGCAGTGCGCGCCAGATCACCTGTCGGCCTACGCCCTCATTGTTGAGGAGGGCACTAAGCTGGCCGGACAGATCCGCCGCGGGGTATATCCGGAGCCGGACGACGACCTGCACGCTGACATGTACGAACTTGCAGATGCCAGGCTCCGTGAGGCCGGCTACGACTGGTACGAGCTCAGCAACTGGGCGAAGGGCCCAGAGTTTGAATCGAAGCATAACCGTTCGTACTGGACAGGCGAGGACTGGTGGGGAGTTGGCCCCGGAGCGCACAGCCATATCGGTGGCGTGCGATTCTGGAATGTCAAGCATCCATCTCCCTACGCCGACCGGGTCAACCAGGAGATTTCCCCGGCAGCCGGTCGCGAGATTCTGGATGCCGAGACCCGTCGCGTTGAGAGCGTGCTGCTGCGCGTCCGACTCGCTGAGGGCCTGCCAACAAACGAGCTCACGGCAGACGGTCGGAAGGCCGTTGCCGGGCTGATCGCCGATGAGCTTGTTGACCCAGCTACTGCCTTTGCCGGGCGCGTTGTGCTCACGCTGCGCGGTAGATTGCTGGCGGATGCCGTTGTGCATCGGCTGCTTCCGCTGAGCTTGTAG
- a CDS encoding DUF1990 family protein, with translation MARRRSTHDELPVTYGAVGASRDPDIMRFPPAGSTPSEDAVRLGSGFERFRLASTTLMTWGAQRAAGADVSDIEAGTGTQYAGVLFDDDGHPLAIAEREEQLFSAEGVSFITAGQSATLTWGSDARRVRVVYVVSEPRQVGFAYGTMDDSGPVGEELYTVQHRDDDSVWAVYRGFHEMTKSLWKNPLRAGAVRGAQDRARQQLRALLPVQTVLAAAEIETEDDGTGSSNIVATSSETATSPEPIVVPLEAEAVESLPTDGPTTSEEPAAGDSPADSNDAR, from the coding sequence GTGGCTCGGCGTCGATCGACGCACGACGAGCTGCCGGTTACCTACGGTGCCGTTGGCGCATCCCGCGACCCAGACATCATGCGGTTTCCTCCTGCCGGTTCAACGCCGAGTGAGGATGCCGTTCGTCTCGGTAGCGGGTTCGAGCGCTTCCGGTTGGCGAGCACGACCCTGATGACGTGGGGCGCGCAGCGAGCAGCTGGCGCCGACGTGAGCGACATTGAAGCAGGAACCGGAACGCAGTATGCCGGCGTGCTCTTTGATGACGACGGGCATCCGCTTGCCATCGCCGAGCGCGAAGAACAGCTGTTCTCCGCCGAGGGCGTTTCCTTCATCACTGCTGGGCAATCGGCGACACTCACCTGGGGCTCGGATGCCAGGCGCGTCCGAGTTGTCTACGTGGTTTCCGAGCCGCGTCAGGTTGGCTTTGCCTACGGAACCATGGATGATTCCGGTCCGGTCGGCGAGGAACTCTACACTGTGCAGCACCGCGACGACGACTCGGTGTGGGCGGTGTACCGTGGCTTCCACGAGATGACCAAGTCGCTGTGGAAGAACCCGCTTCGGGCTGGGGCCGTTCGTGGCGCTCAGGACCGTGCGCGCCAGCAGCTGCGCGCGTTGCTTCCGGTTCAGACCGTGCTGGCAGCTGCCGAAATTGAGACAGAAGATGACGGCACCGGCTCGTCGAATATCGTCGCTACTTCCTCAGAGACCGCTACGAGCCCTGAGCCAATTGTTGTGCCACTCGAGGCGGAAGCGGTTGAATCGCTGCCGACCGACGGGCCCACAACATCCGAAGAGCCTGCAGCTGGCGACTCGCCCGCAGACTCCAACGACGCGCGGTAG